A genomic region of Micromonospora sp. NBC_01796 contains the following coding sequences:
- a CDS encoding acyl carrier protein, which produces MAASHADILAELTGIIDAVLGDFATDAPITMDTTFRDELGMESIDVVSLAGRLQARYGNTVNFAHFVAKLDLETVGELRVGQLVEHIAHSLDAAGRDRPADASPTVVEAVRS; this is translated from the coding sequence ATGGCCGCCTCGCACGCCGACATCCTCGCCGAACTCACGGGAATCATCGACGCGGTACTCGGCGACTTCGCCACCGATGCCCCGATCACCATGGACACCACCTTCCGCGACGAGCTCGGCATGGAGAGCATCGACGTCGTCTCCCTCGCCGGCCGGTTGCAGGCCCGGTACGGCAACACCGTCAACTTCGCGCACTTTGTCGCCAAACTGGATCTGGAGACCGTGGGCGAGCTGCGGGTCGGGCAACTGGTCGAGCACATCGCACACTCCCTCGACGCGGCCGGCCGGGACAGGCCGGCCGACGCCAGTCCCACCGTTGTCGAGGCGGTCCGCTCGTGA
- a CDS encoding alpha/beta fold hydrolase gives MHVERLEPPDGGAGAGRTGRNDGPATLVMIHGMASDSLASWYFTVAKPLADAGLRVLMYDLRGHGHSERPPTGYALDDFVDDLSAMLTELDVAGPVHLLGNSFGGTIAFAYAVHHPDRVASVTAIESSPPTRAWMARVARRLDRAANLLPRPEALAQISAGRGERVARRARATGEMLVTTTLARDLPASALPSSAQISAIGVPVLCLYGANSAVVELAPAVVRLLPQTRTVVLPGEKHTVLIDRPEAVRRLVLAWLREECAVEVAEAATTP, from the coding sequence ATGCACGTCGAGCGACTCGAGCCACCGGACGGAGGGGCGGGCGCGGGCCGCACCGGCCGGAATGACGGGCCGGCCACCCTCGTGATGATCCACGGGATGGCCTCCGACAGCCTCGCGAGCTGGTATTTCACGGTGGCCAAGCCGCTGGCCGACGCCGGGCTGCGGGTGCTGATGTACGACCTGCGGGGGCACGGCCACAGCGAGCGCCCACCCACCGGCTACGCCCTCGACGACTTCGTCGACGACCTGTCGGCGATGCTGACCGAACTCGACGTCGCCGGTCCGGTGCACCTGCTCGGGAACTCGTTCGGCGGCACGATCGCGTTCGCGTACGCGGTCCACCACCCGGACCGGGTCGCCTCCGTCACGGCGATCGAATCGTCACCACCGACCAGGGCGTGGATGGCCCGGGTCGCGCGCCGGCTGGACCGGGCCGCCAATCTCCTGCCCCGGCCGGAGGCGCTGGCACAGATCAGCGCCGGTCGGGGGGAACGGGTGGCCCGACGGGCCCGGGCCACCGGCGAGATGCTGGTCACGACCACCCTGGCCAGGGACCTTCCGGCCAGTGCCCTGCCCAGCTCCGCGCAGATCAGCGCGATCGGCGTACCGGTGCTCTGTTTGTACGGCGCGAACTCCGCGGTCGTCGAGCTGGCACCTGCTGTGGTCCGGCTACTACCGCAGACGCGGACCGTCGTCCTACCCGGCGAGAAACACACCGTCCTGATCGACCGCCCGGAGGCGGTACGCCGGCTCGTCCTGGCCTGGCTCCGCGAGGAGTGCGCCGTCGAGGTGGCCGAGGCCGCCACCACCCCGTGA
- a CDS encoding sulfotransferase, whose amino-acid sequence MDTPVPGRSIIISNGRCGSTLLSDLIAEQPETLSAQEFFMSVAPWARSSEVLTGAAYWAVLSSPKAELATLFRIGLPPKEVRYPATGRWADRMTELPRILAITLSKLTADPDRLFDQLAERVPDFPTQSVGDHHRMFLDLLAVVTGKRRWVERSGGSSHVAPYLLRAFPEAKVVYLTRDREATARSMSRHSSFQLIQLRVEFLGRCGLDPFRIEPGQSVPEDLERYLPDRLTADLLRERGQDLRRYLGLSAFLTSQAEQALTDLPPRHLHRMSYEDLVADPVGQLGLLARFLEFEDWEDWARRVAGRVVAPVRSREVAAA is encoded by the coding sequence ATGGACACCCCGGTCCCCGGCAGGTCGATCATCATCAGCAACGGCCGGTGCGGCTCGACGCTGCTCTCGGACCTGATCGCGGAGCAGCCCGAGACTCTCTCGGCGCAGGAGTTCTTCATGTCCGTCGCACCCTGGGCACGCAGTTCCGAGGTGCTCACCGGTGCCGCGTACTGGGCGGTGCTGAGCAGCCCCAAGGCGGAACTCGCCACCCTCTTCCGGATCGGGCTGCCGCCGAAGGAGGTGCGCTATCCGGCGACCGGCCGGTGGGCGGACCGGATGACCGAACTGCCGCGGATCCTCGCCATCACCCTGTCGAAGCTGACCGCCGACCCGGACCGCCTGTTCGACCAACTCGCCGAGCGGGTGCCGGACTTCCCGACGCAGTCGGTCGGTGACCACCACCGGATGTTCCTCGACCTGCTGGCCGTGGTCACCGGCAAGCGGCGCTGGGTCGAGCGTTCCGGCGGGTCGAGTCACGTCGCTCCGTACCTGTTGCGGGCGTTTCCCGAGGCGAAGGTGGTGTACCTGACCCGCGACCGGGAGGCTACCGCCCGGTCGATGAGCCGGCACTCGTCGTTCCAGCTGATCCAGCTGCGGGTGGAGTTCCTCGGCCGGTGCGGGCTCGATCCTTTCCGGATCGAGCCTGGCCAGTCGGTGCCCGAGGATCTGGAACGGTATCTGCCGGACCGGCTCACCGCCGACCTGCTCCGGGAGCGGGGACAGGACCTGCGCCGCTACCTCGGTCTGAGCGCGTTCCTGACCAGCCAGGCCGAGCAGGCGCTCACCGACCTGCCTCCGCGACACCTGCACCGGATGAGCTACGAGGACCTGGTCGCCGACCCGGTCGGGCAACTCGGCCTGCTGGCCCGGTTCCTTGAGTTCGAGGACTGGGAGGACTGGGCGCGGCGGGTCGCCGGGCGGGTCGTCGCGCCCGTCCGGTCCCGAGAGGTCGCCGCGGCCTGA
- a CDS encoding extracellular catalytic domain type 1 short-chain-length polyhydroxyalkanoate depolymerase: MMEICRSWIGHAGPRTRWRHLLTVVPLVGALTLLAGCGLFRDDPEQHEVGPVSTMPSGSSAHTLVVDGQERDFRLYQPANLTRSTAVPLVVMLHGALGTGAQAENSYGWNTEADREGFVVAYPDGVSRSWAVSPDCCGPPARDGVDDVAFIQQLVSTVADRLAVDRNRIYATGISNGGMLAYRLACDTKLFAAIGPVAATQLGPCPSPAPTSVIHIHGTADQTVPFGGGPGKRDNDGTGRNPVKIDGPPTPDLLGQWRTTGGCGAPATTASGPVSTSVATCPGGRAVELVTVDDAGHQWPGAAGPEPAAQRLLGLDPPSTALDATETIWRFFDAHPRTGG, translated from the coding sequence ATGATGGAAATCTGTAGATCTTGGATAGGTCATGCGGGACCGCGCACCCGGTGGCGGCACCTGCTCACGGTCGTTCCGCTCGTCGGAGCGCTCACCCTGCTGGCCGGTTGCGGGCTGTTCCGGGACGACCCGGAGCAGCACGAGGTCGGGCCGGTGTCCACGATGCCGAGCGGCTCCTCGGCGCACACCCTCGTGGTCGACGGGCAGGAGCGCGACTTCCGCCTCTACCAGCCGGCGAACCTCACCCGGTCGACCGCGGTGCCGCTCGTGGTCATGCTGCACGGTGCCCTCGGCACAGGCGCCCAGGCGGAAAACTCGTACGGCTGGAACACCGAGGCGGACCGGGAGGGCTTTGTCGTCGCGTACCCGGACGGGGTGAGCCGTTCCTGGGCGGTGAGCCCGGACTGCTGCGGCCCACCGGCCCGCGACGGCGTGGACGACGTGGCCTTCATCCAGCAACTGGTCTCCACCGTGGCCGACCGGCTTGCGGTGGACCGCAACCGGATCTACGCCACCGGGATCTCCAACGGCGGAATGCTCGCATACCGACTGGCGTGCGACACGAAGCTGTTCGCCGCGATCGGGCCGGTGGCCGCGACCCAACTCGGCCCGTGCCCGTCACCGGCACCGACCTCCGTGATCCACATCCACGGGACGGCGGATCAGACAGTGCCGTTCGGCGGTGGTCCGGGCAAGCGGGACAACGACGGGACCGGGCGTAATCCGGTCAAGATCGACGGTCCGCCCACCCCCGACCTGCTCGGCCAGTGGCGTACGACCGGCGGTTGCGGCGCTCCGGCGACCACCGCCTCGGGCCCGGTCAGCACCTCGGTCGCCACCTGTCCCGGGGGACGGGCGGTCGAGTTGGTCACCGTCGACGACGCGGGCCACCAGTGGCCCGGTGCCGCCGGCCCCGAACCGGCGGCGCAACGCCTACTCGGCCTGGATCCACCCTCGACCGCGCTGGACGCGACCGAGACCATCTGGCGTTTCTTCGACGCACATCCCCGAACCGGCGGCTGA